The Enterobacter asburiae genomic sequence AACGGATATTCAGATCTTCGCCCGTCGCCTGGGTGATTAATTTCGACGTGCTGAAGCGGCTGCCGTGCTGCCAGATGTTCTGACGCAGCCACTCAAAGAGTGCGGAAAAATCACCTTCGGCGATGGAGGTCTGCAGACCCGGCAGTGCGGTTCTGGCGGCATGGAACAGCTGCGCGGCGTACATGGCGCCAAGCGTGTATGACGGGAAGTAACCAAAACCGCCGTCGGTCCAGTGGATATCCTGCATACAGCCGTTGCGGTAGTTGTCTTTGGTGGATAACCCGAGCCAGGCCTGCATTTTCTCATCCCACAGGGCGGGAATATCGTCCACCTCTATCTCGCCGTTGATCAGCGCGCGCTCAATCTCATAGCGCAGCACCACGTGTGCCGGATAGCTCACTTCGTCCGCATCGACGCGGATATAGCCAGGCTTCACGCGCTGGTTCCAGGCAATAAAGTTCTCTTCGCTAAACGCCGCCTGGCTGCCAAAGCGGGCGTGTACCGCAGGGAGGAGATGCCTGAGGAAAGCTTCACTGCGCCCCAGCTGCATTTCAAAGAACAGGCTTTGTGACTCATGGATCGCGGTTGAGCGCGCCAGGGCAATCGGCTGTCCTGACCAGGCGCGCGGCAGGTTTTGTTCGTAGCGGGCGTGTCCGGTTTCGTGGATCACGCCAAACAGCGCGCTGAGCAGCTCATCTTCGTCATAGCGCGTGGTGATGCGCACGTCCTCAGGGACGCCGCCGCAGAACGGGTGCGCGCTCACGTCCAGGCGGCCGCCGTTAAAATCGAAGCCAAGCATCTTCATGACTTCCAGGCCCAGCTCACGCTGGGTTGCCGCCGGGAAGGGGCCCTGCGGGGGAATAAACGACCGTTGAGCCTGTTTTTCGACCACGTTTGCCAGCAGGTCCGGTAGCCAGGACTTCATATCGCC encodes the following:
- a CDS encoding carboxypeptidase M32, with translation MQKTSAYQSLVKTFQRLSRFSHLSSIASWDMFTMMPPGGSAARGEALAEMSVLQHQILTDKKVGDLLAAAAGEDLNDVEQANLREMTRHYQQATLLPESLVEAKSLAGSKCEHAWRTQRPANDWQGFSANLKEVVKLSREEARLRAEAKGCTPYDALLDIFEPDMTSARLDVLFGDMKSWLPDLLANVVEKQAQRSFIPPQGPFPAATQRELGLEVMKMLGFDFNGGRLDVSAHPFCGGVPEDVRITTRYDEDELLSALFGVIHETGHARYEQNLPRAWSGQPIALARSTAIHESQSLFFEMQLGRSEAFLRHLLPAVHARFGSQAAFSEENFIAWNQRVKPGYIRVDADEVSYPAHVVLRYEIERALINGEIEVDDIPALWDEKMQAWLGLSTKDNYRNGCMQDIHWTDGGFGYFPSYTLGAMYAAQLFHAARTALPGLQTSIAEGDFSALFEWLRQNIWQHGSRFSTSKLITQATGEDLNIRYFREHLTSRYL